In one window of Branchiostoma floridae strain S238N-H82 chromosome 14, Bfl_VNyyK, whole genome shotgun sequence DNA:
- the LOC118431071 gene encoding uncharacterized protein LOC118431071 isoform X1: MGNNQAGKVQRSRNGPQGRKNGYPGRSRIRRARSDVGSRRNLRVTKLSTQQTLSQRNLKNKDVSRQIKVSAKAREIKTFYNSTEYVEGENGATKKYKLQNSPNKNEDGIQDLDSRSSTSAETPVNLDSQEEDEDCWRHGSRRPRECVTGYDDLKDYTDIAACNILPPETTIGTSRLRKSYKLRRSKSDVNVSYRGRGRGEFWDPNDGHRSSPYKKHIPSEKRSPYLMKQDFRERMIEDEMDASPRSPVKARRKRRPGDGQVSSTLRRSLSDVDVSYRGNRKGHTSPRHRPTRRPIPVDNDPKDAIFKDAEAVETDDRRKHNRTRDHRRRFGMPSNLRRSMSDVDVSYHATNRAYNTSPTRHEQFLYNVPPVEYAEDCSEGKISDENLVILGSFKAGEDTGRKGKDGRTPTEPIGAGAKIVTGLVDSVKQSLGIPGEEVKEGETTYTDHLPDLIQGWATRQYTESKKNDDSGFMDNLKGRFNSFFGDDSKGRKQGEHVIHGSWVGGEDAGRQETVNDSGLIHSLKESLLSSARMDETKQHPGRKGGTTDPPGLLGSWAGGEDSGRKSTDEPGPLGFLGSLRRSFRMSSGEDPGPYGGEDEPVSPVFTGTFVSGETTGRNRKGGTSAPSSFRDYLPSFISTNDDSGKQRDDHSWFSPDQWWTGRKDNEANESPSWIQNLQNTMQNPWGDNKRDENAEKTRSVLDQWTGMGSARNAFDKWRNKAQNKGSDNSSSGGQKRGTRSEQEGSFLDYLGLNQVLNSQKPQGRHPCGMRGYSPRPKDKNSLFSFLS; encoded by the exons ATGGGCAACAACCAAGCCGGGAAAGTGCAGCGTTCAAGAAACG GTCCCCAGGGAAGGAAAAATGGATACCCTGGCCGGTCCAGAATTAGGCGTGCAAGATCGGATGTCGGGAGCAGGAGAAACTTGAGAG TTACCAAACTTAGTACCCAACAAACACTTTCCCAGagaaatctaaaaaataaagATGTCAGCAGACAAATTAAAGTAAGTGCCAAAGCCAGGGAGAttaaaacattttacaataGTACTGAATACGTTGAAGGCGAAAATGGTGCCACAAAAAAGTACAAACTGCAAAATTCGCCAAATAAAAATGAAGATGGGATTCAAGACCTGGATTCAAGATCATCTACTTCCGCTGAAACCCCAGTCAATCTGGACAGTCAAGAAGAAGACGAAGACTGCTGGAGACATGGGTCCCGGAGACCCAGGGAATGTGTTACAGGATACGATGATTTAAAAG ACTATACTGACATTGCAGCTTGCAATATCCTCCCCCCAGAAACCACGATAGGCACATCCCGGCTTCGCAAATCTTATAAACTGAGACGTTCGAAATCCGATGTGAACGTCAGCTACAGAGGAAGAGGGAGGG GAGAGTTTTGGGATCCAAATGACGGTCATAGATCTTCACCATACAAGAAACATATACCGTCGGAAAAGAGAAGTCCATATTTGATGAAGCAGGATTTCCGAGAGCGAATGATTGAAGACGAAATGGACGCTTCACCCAGAAGTCCTGTTAAAGCAAGGAGGAAGA GGCGGCCTGGCGATGGTCAAGTCTCTTCAACCTTAAGACGATCCTTGTCAGACGTAGACGTAAGTTACCGTGGCAACAGGAAAG GGCACACCAGCCCCCGACACCGCCCTACCAGAAGGCCTATACCGGTGGACAATGATCCCAAGGACGCGATATTCAAAGATGCTGAAGCAGTGGAAACAGACGATCGGCGGAAGCACAATAGAACACGCGACCACAGAAGAAGAT TTGGTATGCCTTCCAATCTCCGTCGCTCCATGTCTGATGTTGATGTCAGCTACCACGCCACCAACAGAG CTTACAATACCAGCCCTACCCGCCATGAACAGTTTCTATACAATGTTCCACCTGTCGAGTACGCAGAGGATTGCTCTGAGGGAAAGATATCCGATGAAAACCTTGTTATCTTGGGAAGCTTCAAGGCGGGAGAGGACACAGGAAGAAAAGGGAAAGACGGTCGAACACCAACAG AACCCATCGGAGCAGGAGCTAAGATAGTGACAGGCCTTGTGGACAGTGTCAAACAGTCGCTCGGGATTCCTGGTGAGGAGGTGAAGGAAGGAGAGACAACGTACACAGACCATCTTCCTGATCTCATCCAGGGTTGGGCAACACGACAATACACGGAGAGTAAGAAAAATGACGACTCAG GCTTCATGGACAACTTGAAGGGACGCTTCAATAGTTTTTTTGGTGACGACTCGAAAGGAAGAAAACAGGGAGAACACGTTATCCATGGCAGCTGGGTGGGAGGGGAGGATGCAGGACGACAGGAGACAGTTAACGATTCAG GTCTTATACACAGTCTGAAGGAATCTCTCCTGTCGTCAGCGCGCATGGATGAGACAAAACAGCACCCTGGTAGGAAAGGAGGAACAACAGATCCTCCTGGTTTGCTGGGGAGCTGGGCAGGAGGAGAGGACTCTGGGAGGAAGTCTACAGATGAACCAG GACCCTTAGGTTTCTTGGGTAGCCTGAGGCGGTCGTTCCGGATGTCATCTGGTGAGGATCCTGGTCCGTACGGAGGGGAGGATGAACCGGTCAGTCCGGTCTTCACCGGAACGTTTGTGTCAGGAGAGACTACAGGCAGAAACAGAAAGGGCGGTACAAGTG CACCTTCCAGCTTCAGGGACTACCTGCCATCATTTATTTCTACGAATGATGATTCTGGTAAACAAAGGGATGATCATAGCTGGTTTTCTCCAGACCAATGGTGGACGGGGCGAAAGGACAATGAAGCAAACG aATCCCCAAGCTGGAtacaaaatctacaaaacacCATGCAAAACCCATGGGGAGACAACAAAAGAGACGAAAATGCCGAGAAAACCCGAAGTGTTTTAGATCAATGGACTGGAATGGGTAGTGCGAGAAATGCGTTCGATAAATGGAGAAACAAGGCCCAAAATAAAGGCAGTGACAACAGCAGTAGCGGTGGGCAGAAGAGAG GGACCCGTTCAGAACAGGAAGGCTCATTCCTGGATTATCTCGGCCTGAACCAGGTGCTGAACAGCCAGAAACCACAAGGAAGACACCCTTGTGGCATGAGAGGATATTCCCCTAGACCCAAGGATAAGAACTCCCTGTTCTCATTCCTTTCCTGA
- the LOC118431071 gene encoding uncharacterized protein LOC118431071 isoform X3, with protein MGNNQAGKVQRSRNGPQGRKNGYPGRSRIRRARSDVGSRRNLRVTKLSTQQTLSQRNLKNKDVSRQIKVSAKAREIKTFYNSTEYVEGENGATKKYKLQNSPNKNEDGIQDLDSRSSTSAETPVNLDSQEEDEDCWRHGSRRPRECVTGYDDLKDYTDIAACNILPPETTIGTSRLRKSYKLRRSKSDVNVSYRGRGRGEFWDPNDGHRSSPYKKHIPSEKRSPYLMKQDFRERMIEDEMDASPRSPVKARRKRRPGDGQVSSTLRRSLSDVDVSYRGNRKGHTSPRHRPTRRPIPVDNDPKDAIFKDAEAVETDDRRKHNRTRDHRRRFGMPSNLRRSMSDVDVSYHATNRAYNTSPTRHEQFLYNVPPVEYAEDCSEGKISDENLVILGSFKAGEDTGRKGKDGRTPTEPIGAGAKIVTGLVDSVKQSLGIPGEEVKEGETTYTDHLPDLIQGWATRQYTESKKNDDSGLIHSLKESLLSSARMDETKQHPGRKGGTTDPPGLLGSWAGGEDSGRKSTDEPGPLGFLGSLRRSFRMSSGEDPGPYGGEDEPVSPVFTGTFVSGETTGRNRKGGTSAPSSFRDYLPSFISTNDDSGKQRDDHSWFSPDQWWTGRKDNEANESPSWIQNLQNTMQNPWGDNKRDENAEKTRSVLDQWTGMGSARNAFDKWRNKAQNKGSDNSSSGGQKRGTRSEQEGSFLDYLGLNQVLNSQKPQGRHPCGMRGYSPRPKDKNSLFSFLS; from the exons ATGGGCAACAACCAAGCCGGGAAAGTGCAGCGTTCAAGAAACG GTCCCCAGGGAAGGAAAAATGGATACCCTGGCCGGTCCAGAATTAGGCGTGCAAGATCGGATGTCGGGAGCAGGAGAAACTTGAGAG TTACCAAACTTAGTACCCAACAAACACTTTCCCAGagaaatctaaaaaataaagATGTCAGCAGACAAATTAAAGTAAGTGCCAAAGCCAGGGAGAttaaaacattttacaataGTACTGAATACGTTGAAGGCGAAAATGGTGCCACAAAAAAGTACAAACTGCAAAATTCGCCAAATAAAAATGAAGATGGGATTCAAGACCTGGATTCAAGATCATCTACTTCCGCTGAAACCCCAGTCAATCTGGACAGTCAAGAAGAAGACGAAGACTGCTGGAGACATGGGTCCCGGAGACCCAGGGAATGTGTTACAGGATACGATGATTTAAAAG ACTATACTGACATTGCAGCTTGCAATATCCTCCCCCCAGAAACCACGATAGGCACATCCCGGCTTCGCAAATCTTATAAACTGAGACGTTCGAAATCCGATGTGAACGTCAGCTACAGAGGAAGAGGGAGGG GAGAGTTTTGGGATCCAAATGACGGTCATAGATCTTCACCATACAAGAAACATATACCGTCGGAAAAGAGAAGTCCATATTTGATGAAGCAGGATTTCCGAGAGCGAATGATTGAAGACGAAATGGACGCTTCACCCAGAAGTCCTGTTAAAGCAAGGAGGAAGA GGCGGCCTGGCGATGGTCAAGTCTCTTCAACCTTAAGACGATCCTTGTCAGACGTAGACGTAAGTTACCGTGGCAACAGGAAAG GGCACACCAGCCCCCGACACCGCCCTACCAGAAGGCCTATACCGGTGGACAATGATCCCAAGGACGCGATATTCAAAGATGCTGAAGCAGTGGAAACAGACGATCGGCGGAAGCACAATAGAACACGCGACCACAGAAGAAGAT TTGGTATGCCTTCCAATCTCCGTCGCTCCATGTCTGATGTTGATGTCAGCTACCACGCCACCAACAGAG CTTACAATACCAGCCCTACCCGCCATGAACAGTTTCTATACAATGTTCCACCTGTCGAGTACGCAGAGGATTGCTCTGAGGGAAAGATATCCGATGAAAACCTTGTTATCTTGGGAAGCTTCAAGGCGGGAGAGGACACAGGAAGAAAAGGGAAAGACGGTCGAACACCAACAG AACCCATCGGAGCAGGAGCTAAGATAGTGACAGGCCTTGTGGACAGTGTCAAACAGTCGCTCGGGATTCCTGGTGAGGAGGTGAAGGAAGGAGAGACAACGTACACAGACCATCTTCCTGATCTCATCCAGGGTTGGGCAACACGACAATACACGGAGAGTAAGAAAAATGACGACTCAG GTCTTATACACAGTCTGAAGGAATCTCTCCTGTCGTCAGCGCGCATGGATGAGACAAAACAGCACCCTGGTAGGAAAGGAGGAACAACAGATCCTCCTGGTTTGCTGGGGAGCTGGGCAGGAGGAGAGGACTCTGGGAGGAAGTCTACAGATGAACCAG GACCCTTAGGTTTCTTGGGTAGCCTGAGGCGGTCGTTCCGGATGTCATCTGGTGAGGATCCTGGTCCGTACGGAGGGGAGGATGAACCGGTCAGTCCGGTCTTCACCGGAACGTTTGTGTCAGGAGAGACTACAGGCAGAAACAGAAAGGGCGGTACAAGTG CACCTTCCAGCTTCAGGGACTACCTGCCATCATTTATTTCTACGAATGATGATTCTGGTAAACAAAGGGATGATCATAGCTGGTTTTCTCCAGACCAATGGTGGACGGGGCGAAAGGACAATGAAGCAAACG aATCCCCAAGCTGGAtacaaaatctacaaaacacCATGCAAAACCCATGGGGAGACAACAAAAGAGACGAAAATGCCGAGAAAACCCGAAGTGTTTTAGATCAATGGACTGGAATGGGTAGTGCGAGAAATGCGTTCGATAAATGGAGAAACAAGGCCCAAAATAAAGGCAGTGACAACAGCAGTAGCGGTGGGCAGAAGAGAG GGACCCGTTCAGAACAGGAAGGCTCATTCCTGGATTATCTCGGCCTGAACCAGGTGCTGAACAGCCAGAAACCACAAGGAAGACACCCTTGTGGCATGAGAGGATATTCCCCTAGACCCAAGGATAAGAACTCCCTGTTCTCATTCCTTTCCTGA
- the LOC118431071 gene encoding uncharacterized protein LOC118431071 isoform X2: MGNNQAGKVQRSRNGPQGRKNGYPGRSRIRRARSDVGSRRNLRVTKLSTQQTLSQRNLKNKDVSRQIKVSAKAREIKTFYNSTEYVEGENGATKKYKLQNSPNKNEDGIQDLDSRSSTSAETPVNLDSQEEDEDCWRHGSRRPRECVTGYDDLKETTIGTSRLRKSYKLRRSKSDVNVSYRGRGRGEFWDPNDGHRSSPYKKHIPSEKRSPYLMKQDFRERMIEDEMDASPRSPVKARRKRRPGDGQVSSTLRRSLSDVDVSYRGNRKGHTSPRHRPTRRPIPVDNDPKDAIFKDAEAVETDDRRKHNRTRDHRRRFGMPSNLRRSMSDVDVSYHATNRAYNTSPTRHEQFLYNVPPVEYAEDCSEGKISDENLVILGSFKAGEDTGRKGKDGRTPTEPIGAGAKIVTGLVDSVKQSLGIPGEEVKEGETTYTDHLPDLIQGWATRQYTESKKNDDSGFMDNLKGRFNSFFGDDSKGRKQGEHVIHGSWVGGEDAGRQETVNDSGLIHSLKESLLSSARMDETKQHPGRKGGTTDPPGLLGSWAGGEDSGRKSTDEPGPLGFLGSLRRSFRMSSGEDPGPYGGEDEPVSPVFTGTFVSGETTGRNRKGGTSAPSSFRDYLPSFISTNDDSGKQRDDHSWFSPDQWWTGRKDNEANESPSWIQNLQNTMQNPWGDNKRDENAEKTRSVLDQWTGMGSARNAFDKWRNKAQNKGSDNSSSGGQKRGTRSEQEGSFLDYLGLNQVLNSQKPQGRHPCGMRGYSPRPKDKNSLFSFLS; this comes from the exons ATGGGCAACAACCAAGCCGGGAAAGTGCAGCGTTCAAGAAACG GTCCCCAGGGAAGGAAAAATGGATACCCTGGCCGGTCCAGAATTAGGCGTGCAAGATCGGATGTCGGGAGCAGGAGAAACTTGAGAG TTACCAAACTTAGTACCCAACAAACACTTTCCCAGagaaatctaaaaaataaagATGTCAGCAGACAAATTAAAGTAAGTGCCAAAGCCAGGGAGAttaaaacattttacaataGTACTGAATACGTTGAAGGCGAAAATGGTGCCACAAAAAAGTACAAACTGCAAAATTCGCCAAATAAAAATGAAGATGGGATTCAAGACCTGGATTCAAGATCATCTACTTCCGCTGAAACCCCAGTCAATCTGGACAGTCAAGAAGAAGACGAAGACTGCTGGAGACATGGGTCCCGGAGACCCAGGGAATGTGTTACAGGATACGATGATTTAAAAG AAACCACGATAGGCACATCCCGGCTTCGCAAATCTTATAAACTGAGACGTTCGAAATCCGATGTGAACGTCAGCTACAGAGGAAGAGGGAGGG GAGAGTTTTGGGATCCAAATGACGGTCATAGATCTTCACCATACAAGAAACATATACCGTCGGAAAAGAGAAGTCCATATTTGATGAAGCAGGATTTCCGAGAGCGAATGATTGAAGACGAAATGGACGCTTCACCCAGAAGTCCTGTTAAAGCAAGGAGGAAGA GGCGGCCTGGCGATGGTCAAGTCTCTTCAACCTTAAGACGATCCTTGTCAGACGTAGACGTAAGTTACCGTGGCAACAGGAAAG GGCACACCAGCCCCCGACACCGCCCTACCAGAAGGCCTATACCGGTGGACAATGATCCCAAGGACGCGATATTCAAAGATGCTGAAGCAGTGGAAACAGACGATCGGCGGAAGCACAATAGAACACGCGACCACAGAAGAAGAT TTGGTATGCCTTCCAATCTCCGTCGCTCCATGTCTGATGTTGATGTCAGCTACCACGCCACCAACAGAG CTTACAATACCAGCCCTACCCGCCATGAACAGTTTCTATACAATGTTCCACCTGTCGAGTACGCAGAGGATTGCTCTGAGGGAAAGATATCCGATGAAAACCTTGTTATCTTGGGAAGCTTCAAGGCGGGAGAGGACACAGGAAGAAAAGGGAAAGACGGTCGAACACCAACAG AACCCATCGGAGCAGGAGCTAAGATAGTGACAGGCCTTGTGGACAGTGTCAAACAGTCGCTCGGGATTCCTGGTGAGGAGGTGAAGGAAGGAGAGACAACGTACACAGACCATCTTCCTGATCTCATCCAGGGTTGGGCAACACGACAATACACGGAGAGTAAGAAAAATGACGACTCAG GCTTCATGGACAACTTGAAGGGACGCTTCAATAGTTTTTTTGGTGACGACTCGAAAGGAAGAAAACAGGGAGAACACGTTATCCATGGCAGCTGGGTGGGAGGGGAGGATGCAGGACGACAGGAGACAGTTAACGATTCAG GTCTTATACACAGTCTGAAGGAATCTCTCCTGTCGTCAGCGCGCATGGATGAGACAAAACAGCACCCTGGTAGGAAAGGAGGAACAACAGATCCTCCTGGTTTGCTGGGGAGCTGGGCAGGAGGAGAGGACTCTGGGAGGAAGTCTACAGATGAACCAG GACCCTTAGGTTTCTTGGGTAGCCTGAGGCGGTCGTTCCGGATGTCATCTGGTGAGGATCCTGGTCCGTACGGAGGGGAGGATGAACCGGTCAGTCCGGTCTTCACCGGAACGTTTGTGTCAGGAGAGACTACAGGCAGAAACAGAAAGGGCGGTACAAGTG CACCTTCCAGCTTCAGGGACTACCTGCCATCATTTATTTCTACGAATGATGATTCTGGTAAACAAAGGGATGATCATAGCTGGTTTTCTCCAGACCAATGGTGGACGGGGCGAAAGGACAATGAAGCAAACG aATCCCCAAGCTGGAtacaaaatctacaaaacacCATGCAAAACCCATGGGGAGACAACAAAAGAGACGAAAATGCCGAGAAAACCCGAAGTGTTTTAGATCAATGGACTGGAATGGGTAGTGCGAGAAATGCGTTCGATAAATGGAGAAACAAGGCCCAAAATAAAGGCAGTGACAACAGCAGTAGCGGTGGGCAGAAGAGAG GGACCCGTTCAGAACAGGAAGGCTCATTCCTGGATTATCTCGGCCTGAACCAGGTGCTGAACAGCCAGAAACCACAAGGAAGACACCCTTGTGGCATGAGAGGATATTCCCCTAGACCCAAGGATAAGAACTCCCTGTTCTCATTCCTTTCCTGA